In Nicotiana tabacum cultivar K326 chromosome 10, ASM71507v2, whole genome shotgun sequence, the DNA window aTGTATACCATAATTTCACCAGAGAGGTTAATCTCTGCAGTTTAGTACTGTTTTTTTGTTCTTTCTGTACAGGGGAAGCAAAGGAAGGAGTATATGGTTCTCAGTTCATTGGCTTCTTGGAATCACAGTTTCTTTACTGGGaatcatcaacatatatacaGGTTTACAGGCCTATCACACAAAAACATTGAGAAGCACAAGTGTTTGGAACTTGACTTTCACTGTTGAGATTGCTGTTATCGTGTTCATCTATCTCCTGCAACAAAAATGGCACTATATAATGCAATCAGGAGTGATTTTAGGAAATGAACCAGTACAACCAACGGATCAagaaacatcatcaacatatgAGAAAAAGGAATTGTCAGCCATGCCATCATCATCTGAGCCATGCTAAGACTTCAAGACGGACAAATCAGTTTGCCTTTTACTAACAGTGAATTCTTTCCAACCTTGTTACAATTTCACAAACAAATATGAGAGTTTTTCTGCACTGTCAATGTAGAGCATCATATATAGCCTATAATATGAGAGATTTTGTGTTCATCTTTGTGCCTTACATTTTTGGTTTAAAATTTGTAACTAGCAAAAAGGATAATCCCCCTGCACCTGCAGTGATGATATATATGGAAAGTTAACTGATGTTTATATCTGTACTTGATCTGAAGATACACTAAATAAAACTGGCTTCACTATCACGAGAGGCTCAATCAACGAATTAAACATATACAGCATGCACGATCACAACATATGCAAGCTTGTTCGAACTACCTCTAGTTCTTGCGGTGATACCTAAAATGCAAACAGACACTCTCAAGCAAGTGAAATGTGTCCCCAGTGGATCACATTTTGCTAAGAATCACTTAACTGCTAAATGTAATACTGTAAATATGTGATGAACTGATGATAAGAAGTACACagttaatctacaacaatgaccATACATTTCGAGAGTTTACAGGGACTTTCACAAACTTACATAGTTTCACTATTCGTGACAGAAACAGTGTGAATCTTTATACAAGGTATTTATACAAATCATGGAAATAGCTGCACATAACTGTCGCGATTGCAATTTACTAAAATGACAAGGGGTGGAAAGGATGACAAAACGCCCCAAATGTAGCAAAGAATACTAAGTTCATGCATATTTCAGTGTAAAAAGTAGTAGTAATATCGGAAAAAATATGAGATTAATTTTTTTTGGGCTAATAACTTATTAAGAAAGAGAAGTAAACAAAATGAATGCTATTGCAAACAAACGACAAGATATCCGTATATTAGccattttatttcaaaaaataaaaaggacaAGATATTGGTAAAACAACTAATCCTGTCTTAGCAAAAAAAATAACTAATCCTGTCTTTTTCCACGTAATTAACTTCAAACATGTAAGAGCTAATACTGAGTACAAACAGTGACAACATCTTTCTCTTTGCCAAAACATGCTTTTCCTAGAGTGAGAAATCTTGACTCAGTCATTCATCCTCCTCCTTGCATGTTATTGTGTCCATCTAAAATGTAACATTAGTTTGTAGCTACTTGCGGACTGAACAAGAGGACTTGTCCCGCACATGTAGCGAACAGAAGTAAAACCTTCTGGGTAATATAGACACACTTTTATCAAACATTGTGAGATGAACGAGAGAAGTTACCGCAAAGGAAAACATACTGCCCAGGAACATACCTGCCTTTAATCAACAAGTTGACCATGGACTTGTCCTTAACCATGTTGAATATTTTCGTTCATACTGCTGTCAACTTCTTCCTCGAGCTGGCAGCTGTATTCTCACGCGATCATCCCACAGTATTTATAGAATACCTTGGGTGTCTGTTTAACTTGACGACAAGATTAGGCTTCCCATGCACCAGCCACACAAAGGATGAGTTCTTTAGAGATTGAAAACTGGACTTTATACGATCTGTTGGAATTTgcacaataaaattgtccagCAAAACCAAAGGGCTTTAATGTGCAAGAGCACCTTTGATAAAGTTCCTGCACATGCAATTTTGATTTCATGTTGTCATTTGCTATAACTCTAGCAATCATGCCACAGATATCGAACGAATATGGAAATATGACAAGTAATTTAATAAAAACCAGAAGTATGGTTACGTTTTAGTAACTTCAGGTTGAGATCACCACCAGAATAAATAGTTCAACCCTTTTTTCTGATAAGGAAAAGAAAGTATTAAGTAAATAAATAGCTCAAGCCTTACAAACCAAATGCTTCCCTTCCCAGACTTCAGTCATGACACGCTAAGCCTTTCCCATTTGCTTCGTCTGTTGTGAAATGCCTCATTAAGCAACATCCCTTTCTCCAAGTTAGACTTAGACAACATTTGATCCACCACCAATAATTATTACATTAACAATTCTCATTagataaatgatgaaatcattTTACTTTCAATAATGGCGGTGTACCGGCCAGCTTGTGCCCACCTCGACTAATTCACCGGGAAACATGCTACCTTCAACCAGTACAAATACATGGGTAACTCTGTCCGCCAAGCTTAGATAGATAAGAAGAAATCATCTATCATTATTTTTTGCTTCTGCTGGTATTTGAAGTTTTGAACCCTGATCTGCCAAGGCTCTTTCCAACTTCATTGACCATTAAGTCACTCACTTGGGTGCACAAAACAATGAATCAGCAGGAGTCTTTATAATAACTTGTCtaccaaaaacttggatacagtTTTACAGTGGGTTTGATATGCTTAATTCTCCTTACCTTCTTCATGCTCCTTTGATTTCATGGTGTATTTACTGTCATTCTAGCTGATTCACGCcataaaatatttaagaaataTGGCAAGTAATACAAAATTATGGCACACTTTAGTAACTTCATGTCGAGGTGCTCAGCAGAATCCTTGATGCAACACCCTTACACACTAACTACTTCCCTCCCCATACTTCAGACATGATATGCTTGAACCTTTTCCATTGGTTTAATGCTTCATTAAGCAGCATCCATTTCTCCAAGTTAAACAACATTTGATCTGTCACCAGTAATCGTTACATGAACACTTTCCAtcagaaaaatgatgaaatctgtTGGAGTCTCGTAATACTATTTGTCTCCCAACAACTTGTGATATGTATTTGAAGGCGGAGTGACAGTCCCCACAAACTCGGAGGTTTTTCATTATTCTTATTGGCATATCTGATTTCCGTGTAAGAACAAAGGCAACTGCAAGTCTCTCGCTATGATAGCTGAGGagttcttccttattctccagttCAAGATCATACAAGGCATATTTAATTTGTGGCACATACCCTGCATCCCTAATCTTCTTGTGCAATTCCGTAAGTTTTTCATAAATTGCGTCTTTATCTGGATGTGAGTGATCACCGGCCACAAAAGCATGAACACCGTCTCTCATGTTAACCCAGCTGCATCCAGCTTCTTTCCTCGCCGTAGCTTCTCGCATTGCACGCCGAGCCTCTGCCACATCCTCCCATTTCCCTCCCGAA includes these proteins:
- the LOC107807463 gene encoding cytochrome b561 domain-containing protein At4g18260 is translated as MLTPELSYQIMLHGFLLWTSMGFLMPIGILVIRMSYRQECRRRLKIILYIHATLQVLSLLLVTAAAIMSIRSFENYFKNNHQRIGLALYGVIWLQTGTGFLRPDRGSKGRSIWFSVHWLLGITVSLLGIINIYTGLQAYHTKTLRSTSVWNLTFTVEIAVIVFIYLLQQKWHYIMQSGVILGNEPVQPTDQETSSTYEKKELSAMPSSSEPC